The Mycolicibacterium parafortuitum nucleotide sequence GCTTCGGGTCGGTTATCCACACATCCGAATCGATCCCCCACCGGGGTTTTCGGGTCCGGAGATGTCACCCCGCCCCGGTAATATCGCACACATGTTCGAAGTGTCGGTGGCCGAGCCCGAGAGTCTTGCCGGGCTCTCCGATGCCGACCTGATCGACGCGGCGCGGGCAGCGGGCCGGGCCGAGAATGCGGTGTGCGCACGCAAGCTGGCGGTGATGGCCGAACTGTTCGGCCGCCGGGTCGACCTCGCCCCGGAGGAGCGGCTGTACTGGTGGATCGATCCGCAGGCCGCGGTCACCGCCGAGATCGCCGCGGCGTATCGGATCACCCAAAGCTTGGCGCTGCACCAGACCTACCGCGCCGTCGTCCTCCGGGACCGGCTGCCGCGGGTGGGGGCGCTGTTTCTGGCCGGGACGATCGGCGAGATGCTGGTGCGCGCGATCATCACCCGCACCGACCTGATCACCGACCCGGCCCTGATCGCCGCCGTCGATGCCGAACTCGCCGAGGCGGTCACCGGGTGGGGGCCGTTGTCGGTGAAAGCCACCCAAGCCCACATCGACGAGATCGTCGAACGCCACGACCCGGACGCGGTACGCAAATCCCGCGACGCCGAGATCGGACCAGCCCTGGAATTCGGTGCCCCCACCGACGCGCCCGGGTTCACCACCATCTGGTCGCGGGTCTTCGACGGCGACGCCGCCGCCGGCTGGCGCACCCTGACCGCAATGGCCTACAGCGTCTGCGACGCCGACCCCCGCACCCTCGACCAGCGCCGCAAGGACGCCTGGGCCGCGCTGCTGCACGGCATCACCAGCCTGGCCTGTCGCTGCGGCAACACCGACTGTGAAGCCGCCATCAACCCCCGGCCCGTCCCCGAAGTCATCGTCTACGCCCTCACCGACCACACCACCACAAACACCGAACCCGCGGCGCGTGCCGAACTGCGCGACGATCCGCCCGCCGACACCGAGGGTGACGAGCCGCAGCCCGAGGAAGCCGTTCGGGCCGAAGTGCCACGGGAAGGCGATGACGCCGACGCCGATGAGCGGCCGGAGCCCGACCAGCCCGCAGCACTGGACCGTCCCGCCCCGCCCGCCGACGAGCCGAGCGTCGAGGAAACCACCCCGTCCAAGGAGTCGAGGGAAGGCGCAGACACCGACAGCGGCGCCGCGGCCGACGAGCAGCCCGCCCCGCCCGCTCAGCCCTCCCCGCCCGCGCCCGCGCCGCGGCGCAGCGCCCCGGTCCTGCTGCCCGGCCGGTCGGGCTATGTCTTCGGGTCCGGGTTCCTACCCGCCCCGTTCTTCGACACCATGCTCAACAGCGCCAAGATCCGCGAAATCATCCACCCCGGCCACACCGCACCAGAGCCGCGCTACACCCCCTCAGCCGCCCTCGCCGAGTTCGTCCGCTGCCGCGACCTGACCTGTCGCTTCCCCGGCTGCGACAAACCCGCCACCACCGCCGACATCGACCACACCGTCCCCCACCCGGTCGGGCCCACCCACGCCTCAAACCTGAAGACACTGTGCCGTTTCCACCATTTGCTGAAGACTTTCTGGGCCGGGCCCGGCGGTTGGAAAGACCGCCAACACCCCGACGGCACCATCGTGTGGACCTCACCAACCGGACACACCTACACCACCCACCCCGGCAGCCGACTCCTGTTCCCGGCACTGTGCAAACCCACCGGCACCCTCTGGACCGGCGACCCACCCCACGTGCCACACAGCGACAACCGCGCAGCGATGATGCCGCGCCGCACCCGCACACGCGCACAAAGCCGCACCGCCTACATCACCCGCGAACGCCAACACAACGCCGACCAACGCGGTGACACACCCCGCGGCAACGACCCACCACCCTTCTGACGGGCGGTCAGGCGACCTGGCCCTGCACCACCGGAAGACCGGGATCACTTGCCGCGTCCAACGGAGACGGTGCGGCGCCTGCCGCGATCAGATGCGCGGCGAACGAGGCGATCATCGCGCCGTTGTCGGTACACAGCCGGGGCCGCGGAATCCGTAACGTCATCCCGGCCTCCTGGCACCGCTGCTCCGCCAGTTCGCGCAGCCGCGAATTCGCCGCCACACCACCGGCG carries:
- a CDS encoding HNH endonuclease signature motif containing protein — protein: MFEVSVAEPESLAGLSDADLIDAARAAGRAENAVCARKLAVMAELFGRRVDLAPEERLYWWIDPQAAVTAEIAAAYRITQSLALHQTYRAVVLRDRLPRVGALFLAGTIGEMLVRAIITRTDLITDPALIAAVDAELAEAVTGWGPLSVKATQAHIDEIVERHDPDAVRKSRDAEIGPALEFGAPTDAPGFTTIWSRVFDGDAAAGWRTLTAMAYSVCDADPRTLDQRRKDAWAALLHGITSLACRCGNTDCEAAINPRPVPEVIVYALTDHTTTNTEPAARAELRDDPPADTEGDEPQPEEAVRAEVPREGDDADADERPEPDQPAALDRPAPPADEPSVEETTPSKESREGADTDSGAAADEQPAPPAQPSPPAPAPRRSAPVLLPGRSGYVFGSGFLPAPFFDTMLNSAKIREIIHPGHTAPEPRYTPSAALAEFVRCRDLTCRFPGCDKPATTADIDHTVPHPVGPTHASNLKTLCRFHHLLKTFWAGPGGWKDRQHPDGTIVWTSPTGHTYTTHPGSRLLFPALCKPTGTLWTGDPPHVPHSDNRAAMMPRRTRTRAQSRTAYITRERQHNADQRGDTPRGNDPPPF